A window of the Rhizobium brockwellii genome harbors these coding sequences:
- a CDS encoding Ohr family peroxiredoxin, which yields MTEKLLFTGKTHISGGRDGSARSSDGTIDIKLPQPHPAAENLFGIAWSACYIGAIELAAAQRKITLPDGPEVDTEITLNADNGSFFLRARLNVSLSGIDRDIAQELIEAAHGICPYSKATHGNIDVETTLA from the coding sequence ATGACCGAGAAACTTCTCTTTACCGGCAAAACCCACATCTCCGGCGGCCGCGACGGCTCTGCACGCAGCAGCGACGGCACGATCGACATCAAGCTGCCGCAGCCGCATCCGGCCGCCGAAAACCTGTTCGGCATCGCCTGGTCGGCCTGCTATATCGGCGCCATCGAACTTGCCGCTGCTCAGAGAAAGATCACGCTGCCTGATGGTCCCGAGGTTGACACGGAGATTACTCTCAACGCCGACAACGGCTCCTTCTTCCTGAGGGCGCGCCTCAATGTCAGCCTGTCCGGCATCGATCGCGACATCGCGCAGGAGCTGATCGAGGCGGCCCATGGCATCTGCCCTTATTCCAAGGCGACACACGGCAATATCGATGTCGAGACCACACTTGCCTGA
- a CDS encoding epoxide hydrolase family protein: MPPTSLSTPTRRELLTATAAAGAMSMLAGTRSAQANGDGVSPFSVNFPEDQLDDLRRRVAATRWPDKETVADDTQGVQLATIQKLAKHWATDYDWRKMEARLNALPQFITEIDGLDIHFIHVRSQHKNALPLIVTHGWPGSIIEQLKIIEPLTDPTAHGGSEADAFDVVIPSLPGYGFSGKPTGSGNWNPPRIAHAWVTLMQRLGYTKFVAQGGDWGNAVTELMAVQEPPGLLGIHTNMAATVPADIAKALAAGGMPPADLSPDERRAFDQLDDFYKNGLGYAIEMNNRPQTLYGIVDSPVGLASWMLDHDIRSYRMIARVFDGEPEGLTKDDILDNVTLYWLTNTAISSARLYWDNAHHPSGGFFDPRGIKIPVAVSAFPDEIYQAPQSWAEKAYPKLIHYARLPKGGHFAAWEQPMAFTAELRTAFRPLRQ, from the coding sequence ATGCCACCCACATCCCTATCAACGCCCACGCGGCGCGAACTGCTTACGGCCACGGCCGCCGCCGGAGCCATGAGCATGCTTGCCGGGACGCGTAGCGCTCAGGCAAACGGCGACGGGGTTAGCCCCTTCAGCGTCAATTTCCCCGAGGATCAGCTTGACGATCTGCGCCGGCGCGTCGCGGCCACCCGTTGGCCTGACAAGGAGACCGTCGCGGATGATACACAGGGCGTGCAGCTCGCAACGATCCAGAAACTCGCGAAGCATTGGGCGACGGATTACGACTGGCGCAAGATGGAGGCGCGGCTCAATGCGCTGCCGCAGTTCATCACCGAGATCGACGGGCTGGATATCCACTTCATTCACGTGCGCTCCCAGCATAAAAATGCACTGCCGCTGATCGTCACACATGGATGGCCTGGATCCATCATCGAGCAGTTGAAGATCATCGAACCGCTCACCGATCCGACAGCGCATGGAGGGAGCGAAGCGGACGCATTTGACGTGGTGATCCCGTCTTTGCCGGGCTACGGCTTTTCCGGGAAACCGACGGGGTCGGGCAACTGGAACCCGCCGCGCATCGCGCACGCCTGGGTGACGCTGATGCAACGTCTCGGCTACACGAAGTTCGTGGCGCAGGGTGGCGACTGGGGCAACGCGGTGACCGAATTGATGGCGGTGCAGGAGCCGCCGGGATTGCTCGGCATCCACACGAACATGGCGGCCACGGTTCCTGCTGACATCGCCAAGGCTCTTGCCGCCGGCGGCATGCCGCCAGCCGACCTGTCGCCGGACGAAAGGCGCGCCTTCGATCAGCTCGACGATTTCTACAAGAACGGACTGGGCTATGCCATCGAGATGAACAACCGGCCGCAGACGCTCTACGGGATCGTCGACTCGCCGGTCGGGCTTGCGTCGTGGATGCTCGATCACGACATCCGCAGTTACCGGATGATCGCGCGCGTTTTCGACGGAGAGCCCGAGGGGCTGACGAAGGACGATATCCTCGACAACGTCACGCTCTACTGGCTGACGAACACAGCAATCTCCTCGGCACGCCTCTATTGGGACAATGCGCACCATCCGTCGGGCGGGTTCTTCGACCCCAGGGGAATCAAGATCCCTGTGGCGGTCAGTGCTTTTCCTGATGAGATCTACCAGGCGCCGCAGAGCTGGGCGGAGAAGGCCTATCCGAAGCTCATCCACTACGCCAGGCTGCCGAAGGGCGGTCACTTCGCCGCCTGGGAACAGCCGATGGCTTTCACTGCCGAGCTCAGGACGGCGTTCCGGCCGTTGCGGCAGTAG
- a CDS encoding DUF3095 family protein translates to MINSHAQPHQAYDEFSLVLDPAVYEPLPEDWLIGITDVVSSTLAIKSGRYEDVNFAGASIIAALGNAWGSFDFPFVFRGDGAAFALPPHGIMAATSALRQVASFARSDLDLTLRIGLLTVREIRNSGRDVRVARYAASENATYAMFAGGGLKWAEQQIKSGRYLVKPGRYATKPDLTGLSCDWTPFPSQRGEILSLLVEPDDHTSPEVFAALAKRVLAVFDAPSHRSHPVPVDMAIPRDIAMLKGSGKRVDAKRWSEVAASSDFRKFDDGLRLTLDCTPEQIDRVEAILAPARARGEINFGLHRQSHALMTCLVPSGSPDSHLHFLDGMGGGYAKAAEMMEAGALGDVQHHVL, encoded by the coding sequence ATGATCAATAGCCACGCCCAGCCACACCAGGCCTATGACGAGTTTTCGCTCGTGCTCGACCCAGCCGTCTATGAGCCGCTGCCCGAGGACTGGCTGATCGGCATCACCGACGTCGTCAGCTCGACGCTGGCGATCAAGTCGGGACGCTATGAAGATGTCAACTTCGCAGGCGCATCGATCATCGCCGCTCTCGGTAATGCCTGGGGTTCGTTCGATTTCCCCTTCGTGTTTCGTGGAGACGGGGCGGCATTCGCCTTGCCGCCGCACGGCATCATGGCCGCGACCTCGGCGTTGCGGCAGGTCGCGAGCTTTGCAAGAAGCGATCTCGATCTCACCCTTCGTATCGGGCTGCTCACCGTGCGCGAAATCCGCAATAGTGGGCGCGACGTAAGGGTTGCGCGCTATGCGGCTTCGGAAAACGCGACCTATGCGATGTTTGCAGGCGGAGGGCTCAAATGGGCGGAGCAGCAGATCAAGAGCGGCCGGTATCTGGTCAAGCCGGGCCGCTACGCGACGAAGCCGGATCTGACCGGATTGAGCTGCGACTGGACGCCGTTCCCGAGCCAGCGGGGCGAGATCCTGTCGCTGCTGGTCGAGCCGGATGACCATACGAGCCCGGAGGTCTTTGCGGCGCTGGCGAAGCGCGTGCTTGCCGTCTTCGATGCGCCGTCGCACCGGTCTCATCCCGTTCCCGTGGATATGGCTATCCCCAGGGATATTGCCATGCTCAAAGGCAGCGGGAAGCGTGTCGATGCGAAACGCTGGTCGGAGGTCGCCGCCAGCTCGGATTTCCGCAAGTTCGACGACGGTTTGCGCCTGACGCTGGACTGCACGCCCGAACAGATCGACAGGGTCGAAGCGATCCTCGCTCCGGCAAGGGCGCGCGGCGAGATCAATTTCGGACTGCACCGCCAGTCCCATGCGCTGATGACCTGCCTCGTACCATCAGGCAGCCCGGATTCGCACCTGCATTTCCTTGACGGAATGGGCGGCGGTTATGCCAAGGCCGCCGAGATGATGGAGGCTGGCGCGCTTGGCGACGTCCAGCATCATGTTCTCTGA
- a CDS encoding extensin-like domain-containing protein, producing MAFVSFPRRTLLPVILSAALTTCSISDGLVPPANVDNGTRVSSISPARAPAARMAPSVRMAPVESQASYPVSSAPVGKSQGSVDYLDTPNLAGTGHAARAAPPQTAPGRKLPMIDSDEALAQQNQNWSGTQDLAIPSGGVNMDDDLGAEPVVGLAQEQKQQIAEGNATEPVVDGIGTDNPTQLNQPMRQPAQQPMPQPAAQAQMSRAPAWNDGSPVVAPSRVPEEDESEEVAMLRPNNPMMSEPAAPVDPSVMPSSELACRRELKRMGVLFDDKPPISNGPACQVPYPVSLKGLSGNIGVRPAVTLNCQVTLAFAKWVKNELAPSARYRYWSGIKTIQPLGGYSCRRMNNSRQKYNPMSEHARGNAIDVGKFVLKNGHEIDVRKKGLFSLREGRLLKAVRSDSCRYFNTVLGPGSNPEHWNHFHFDLRSRKSGKAYCD from the coding sequence ATGGCGTTTGTTTCCTTTCCTCGGCGAACCCTTTTGCCCGTTATCCTCTCGGCGGCGCTGACGACCTGTTCGATCAGCGACGGACTGGTGCCGCCCGCCAATGTCGACAACGGCACCAGGGTCAGCTCGATCTCGCCCGCGCGGGCGCCAGCGGCGCGCATGGCGCCCTCGGTCCGAATGGCACCTGTGGAAAGTCAGGCCTCCTATCCGGTTTCCAGCGCGCCCGTCGGCAAGAGCCAGGGCTCCGTCGATTACCTCGATACGCCGAACCTTGCCGGTACTGGCCACGCTGCACGAGCCGCTCCGCCGCAAACCGCACCGGGGCGCAAGCTGCCGATGATCGACAGCGACGAGGCGCTGGCGCAGCAGAACCAGAACTGGAGCGGCACGCAGGATCTTGCGATCCCATCCGGCGGCGTCAACATGGATGACGATCTCGGGGCCGAGCCGGTTGTCGGGCTGGCGCAGGAACAAAAGCAGCAGATCGCCGAGGGCAATGCGACCGAGCCGGTTGTCGACGGCATCGGCACCGACAATCCGACGCAGCTCAACCAGCCCATGCGGCAGCCCGCGCAGCAACCAATGCCTCAGCCGGCTGCGCAGGCGCAGATGAGCCGGGCGCCCGCCTGGAACGACGGCAGCCCGGTGGTGGCGCCATCACGTGTTCCCGAAGAGGACGAGAGCGAAGAGGTCGCGATGCTGCGGCCGAACAATCCGATGATGAGCGAGCCGGCGGCACCCGTCGATCCCAGCGTCATGCCATCTTCCGAGCTTGCCTGCCGGCGCGAGCTGAAGCGGATGGGCGTGCTCTTCGACGACAAGCCGCCGATTTCGAATGGCCCGGCCTGCCAGGTGCCTTATCCGGTGTCGCTGAAGGGGCTTTCTGGCAATATCGGCGTCCGGCCGGCCGTAACGCTGAACTGCCAGGTGACGCTCGCCTTCGCCAAATGGGTGAAGAACGAATTGGCACCGTCCGCCCGCTACCGCTACTGGTCCGGGATCAAGACGATCCAGCCGCTTGGCGGCTATTCCTGCCGGCGCATGAATAACAGCCGGCAGAAATACAATCCGATGTCGGAGCACGCCCGCGGCAACGCCATCGACGTCGGCAAGTTCGTGCTGAAGAACGGCCATGAGATCGACGTGCGCAAGAAGGGCCTGTTCTCGCTTCGCGAGGGGCGGCTGCTGAAGGCGGTGCGCAGCGACAGCTGCCGCTATTTCAACACCGTACTCGGGCCGGGCAGCAACCCGGAGCATTGGAACCACTTCCACTTCGATCTTCGCTCCCGCAAGAGCGGCAAGGCCTATTGCGACTGA
- a CDS encoding GlxA family transcriptional regulator, with protein MITSEEPSEISANEPDYVRWLDDLWAERLLVARDRKADLCVGILLWPTFPMMSLTGIVEPLRHAADFADNSRPLHCRWSIMGAPGHAAVASCGIRVHADAPYINPTDFDYVVVIGGLLPHLRAAPSKHRDYLRVAASAGVPIIGVCTGAFILAQEGLLAGRKACVHPFHAEDFRIAFPRLAFSTRDDFLIENGRITVPGGVSILSLMTELIRTHCGPDRAAKAVHQLSLSEQKHMSAFDHGRATTFRRTEDSRIQRAVVLIESRKGRDVSPEQVASLVGLSPRQFARLFQDNIGMTPKRFIVETRLRYGRFLVENSTLPMTAIAFEIGFSDSAHFATAFRKKYGKPPRSFR; from the coding sequence ATGATCACATCCGAGGAACCTTCCGAAATATCTGCCAACGAGCCGGACTATGTGCGCTGGCTCGACGATCTTTGGGCCGAGCGACTTCTGGTCGCACGCGACCGAAAGGCCGATCTCTGCGTCGGCATTCTCCTCTGGCCGACCTTCCCGATGATGTCGCTGACGGGTATCGTCGAGCCTCTCAGGCATGCGGCGGACTTTGCCGACAATTCCCGTCCATTACATTGTCGCTGGTCAATCATGGGGGCCCCGGGCCATGCAGCGGTCGCCAGCTGCGGCATCCGGGTTCACGCCGATGCGCCCTACATTAACCCGACCGACTTCGACTACGTCGTGGTTATCGGTGGCCTCCTGCCACATCTGCGCGCCGCACCTAGCAAGCATCGCGACTATCTCAGGGTGGCGGCATCGGCAGGTGTCCCGATAATTGGCGTTTGTACGGGCGCCTTCATATTGGCGCAGGAGGGACTGCTCGCCGGACGCAAGGCGTGCGTTCATCCCTTTCACGCGGAGGATTTCCGGATTGCCTTCCCGCGTCTTGCCTTCTCCACCCGCGATGACTTCCTGATCGAAAACGGCCGCATTACCGTGCCTGGCGGCGTATCGATCCTGTCGCTGATGACTGAACTCATCCGCACGCATTGCGGACCGGATCGGGCGGCCAAGGCCGTGCACCAGCTTTCGCTCTCGGAGCAGAAGCACATGAGCGCCTTCGATCACGGCCGCGCCACAACATTTCGCCGCACAGAAGATTCGCGCATACAGCGAGCCGTCGTTCTCATCGAGAGTCGGAAAGGTCGCGACGTCTCACCGGAGCAGGTGGCCTCTCTGGTCGGCCTGTCACCACGCCAGTTTGCGCGTCTGTTCCAGGACAATATCGGCATGACCCCGAAGCGTTTTATCGTCGAGACGAGATTGCGCTATGGCCGGTTTCTGGTCGAAAACAGCACACTGCCCATGACGGCGATCGCCTTTGAAATCGGATTCTCCGACTCCGCCCATTTCGCGACCGCTTTTCGCAAGAAGTATGGGAAGCCTCCCAGGAGTTTCCGCTGA
- a CDS encoding MarR family winged helix-turn-helix transcriptional regulator, whose amino-acid sequence MPAPASPPAGKDGRKLSNFLCFAVYSANLAFGRAYKPILDELGLTYTQYIAMVALSEEDDQTVGVLGEKMFLESNTLTPILKKLESNGFITRHRDPADERQVRVSLTPAGRQLVETDPGNALLGAIGLGDDFPVVQKSVTTLRDNLLRSTQGEPGKS is encoded by the coding sequence ATGCCCGCGCCCGCCTCCCCGCCAGCGGGCAAGGACGGCAGGAAACTTTCCAATTTCCTGTGCTTCGCGGTCTATTCGGCAAATCTCGCCTTCGGCCGCGCCTATAAGCCGATCCTGGACGAGCTTGGCCTGACCTATACCCAATATATCGCCATGGTGGCCCTCTCCGAAGAGGACGACCAGACCGTCGGCGTGTTGGGGGAAAAGATGTTCCTCGAATCCAACACGCTGACGCCCATCCTCAAGAAGCTGGAGTCGAATGGTTTTATCACCCGTCACCGCGATCCCGCCGACGAACGGCAGGTGCGGGTCAGCCTGACGCCGGCAGGACGCCAACTGGTTGAAACCGATCCCGGCAACGCGCTGCTTGGCGCCATCGGCCTCGGCGACGACTTTCCCGTCGTGCAGAAATCGGTGACGACGCTGCGCGACAACCTGCTGCGGTCAACGCAGGGCGAACCGGGGAAATCGTGA
- a CDS encoding NUDIX hydrolase: MPDIAVGVLSQNGTVLLARRSSKRRVHPDRWSLAGGHVEEGEDAETAMCRELIEEIGVTPELWQFAGRFTSEDPPEASATFHVYHVIKWHGCPRLIGDEHTELRWFTAIAIEKEAELAPPQLTEILANLAMRETGTPS, from the coding sequence ATGCCCGACATCGCGGTTGGCGTCCTGAGCCAGAACGGAACCGTTCTTCTGGCCAGGCGCAGTTCCAAGCGCAGGGTGCACCCGGATCGCTGGAGCCTCGCGGGCGGCCATGTCGAAGAGGGCGAAGACGCCGAGACGGCAATGTGCCGGGAACTGATCGAAGAAATAGGCGTGACGCCGGAGCTCTGGCAGTTTGCAGGACGGTTCACCTCGGAAGACCCGCCCGAAGCATCCGCGACATTCCATGTCTATCACGTCATTAAATGGCACGGTTGTCCGCGACTGATCGGTGACGAACACACCGAGCTCAGATGGTTCACCGCCATCGCGATAGAAAAAGAAGCCGAATTGGCGCCGCCTCAGCTCACTGAAATTCTCGCAAACCTCGCCATGCGGGAAACAGGCACGCCCTCTTAG
- a CDS encoding ABC transporter substrate-binding protein, with amino-acid sequence MALSLSRRMVTCALLAGSFMSLSSIANAFELAEQGKLTVAFTGDMPGSGWQDGKLVGYDGEIMQRIADKLGLKIQPALMEWSGTIASVQSGRVDVMLGTMGWTEKRTKIMTLSEPIHYFKNGIMQSTKTNWDKLSDLEGKQIGTITGFSFISELKSIKDLQLSLYDTSDAAVRDLIAGRIDAVIGDPPVISYAIKQNPDWNMHFLAFTDNSPDFPLLTGLGQVVYGLNQKNDDLRQKMDAIIADMWKTCEMKEIGARYGLSSDVWFKPVGQNFRAGVDRPADYKLPSCAAGG; translated from the coding sequence ATGGCACTTTCTCTTTCGAGAAGGATGGTGACGTGCGCTCTGCTGGCAGGCAGCTTCATGTCCCTTTCATCTATCGCCAATGCTTTCGAACTTGCCGAGCAGGGCAAGCTTACGGTTGCCTTCACCGGCGACATGCCCGGCTCCGGCTGGCAGGACGGGAAGCTGGTAGGTTATGACGGTGAAATCATGCAGCGCATTGCCGACAAGCTCGGCCTCAAGATTCAGCCTGCGCTCATGGAATGGTCGGGTACGATCGCCTCCGTTCAGTCAGGCCGCGTCGACGTCATGCTCGGCACCATGGGCTGGACCGAAAAACGTACGAAGATCATGACCCTGTCCGAGCCGATCCACTACTTCAAGAATGGCATCATGCAATCGACGAAGACGAACTGGGACAAGCTTTCCGACCTGGAAGGCAAGCAGATCGGCACGATCACCGGCTTTTCGTTCATTTCGGAATTGAAGAGCATCAAAGATCTCCAGCTCTCGCTCTACGACACGTCCGATGCGGCCGTGCGCGATCTTATCGCCGGGCGCATCGACGCTGTCATCGGCGATCCGCCGGTGATCTCCTACGCCATCAAGCAGAACCCTGATTGGAATATGCACTTCCTTGCCTTCACCGATAACAGTCCGGATTTCCCGCTGCTGACCGGTCTCGGGCAGGTCGTCTATGGCCTCAATCAGAAGAACGACGATCTGCGCCAGAAGATGGACGCCATCATCGCCGACATGTGGAAGACTTGCGAGATGAAGGAAATCGGCGCCCGCTACGGATTGTCGTCGGATGTCTGGTTCAAGCCTGTGGGTCAAAATTTCCGCGCCGGCGTCGATCGTCCCGCGGATTACAAGCTGCCGTCCTGCGCAGCTGGCGGCTGA
- a CDS encoding amino acid ABC transporter ATP-binding protein yields the protein MNALLSVTGLRKSYGPIEVLKGIDFDVAPGEKIALIGPSGSGKSTCLRCMNFLEKPSAGEIRLDGERIGVRNGHVMSDRQLAPQRAEMGMVFQLFNLWPHLSVTENVAIAARKVRGLPAAEARELALEMLAKVHMTHRADASPLELSGGQQQRVAIARALAQKPKLMLFDEPTSALDPELVQEVLKVMEELAAEGRTMLIVTHEIAFARDIADRVLFLDGGTIVEAGPARQVITVPREARTQAFLNKIRH from the coding sequence ATGAATGCGCTTCTCAGCGTTACAGGCCTGCGCAAGAGCTATGGTCCTATCGAAGTTCTCAAAGGCATCGATTTCGATGTCGCGCCAGGTGAGAAGATTGCCCTGATCGGCCCATCCGGCTCCGGGAAATCCACCTGTCTGCGCTGCATGAATTTTCTGGAAAAGCCCAGTGCCGGTGAGATCCGCCTCGACGGCGAGCGGATCGGCGTGCGCAACGGCCATGTCATGAGCGACCGGCAACTTGCACCGCAACGCGCCGAGATGGGCATGGTCTTCCAGCTCTTCAATCTCTGGCCGCATCTGTCGGTGACGGAAAACGTGGCGATCGCGGCGCGCAAGGTGCGCGGCCTGCCTGCTGCCGAGGCACGCGAACTGGCTTTGGAAATGTTGGCCAAAGTCCACATGACACACCGCGCCGACGCCTCACCGCTCGAACTGTCCGGCGGCCAGCAGCAGCGTGTCGCGATTGCGCGAGCGCTTGCCCAGAAGCCCAAGCTCATGCTGTTCGATGAGCCGACATCCGCACTCGATCCCGAACTGGTCCAGGAGGTTCTGAAAGTGATGGAGGAGCTGGCAGCCGAAGGGCGCACGATGCTGATCGTCACTCACGAGATCGCGTTTGCGCGCGACATTGCCGATCGCGTCCTGTTTCTTGACGGCGGCACCATCGTCGAAGCCGGGCCGGCACGCCAGGTCATAACCGTTCCCCGCGAAGCGCGCACGCAAGCGTTTCTCAACAAGATCCGGCACTAG